In a single window of the Papaver somniferum cultivar HN1 chromosome 8, ASM357369v1, whole genome shotgun sequence genome:
- the LOC113302958 gene encoding phosphatidylinositol 4-kinase gamma 5-like: protein MSPNLDSAIQTQMAVALLNGSINSEYHGNNRGEGKPKGKRRIFVQTDTGCVLGLDLDRRDNAHTVKRTLQLALNVPTDESSLTFGDLVLNSDLSAVRTDSPLLLMRNFMHRSSSTPCLSPTGRDLLQRDQSGVIEILGRSGSGSFVRMKPLVKDMVKAIKNGVDPIPVHSGLGGAYYFRNKVGESVAIVKPTDEEPFAPNNPKGFIGKALGQPGLKRSVRVGETGFREVAAYLLDYGHFANVPPTALVKITHSIFNINDGVNCKKANERKTASKIASCQQFIRHDFDASDHGTSNFPVSDVHRIGILDVRIFNTDRHAGNLLVRKLDGVGAFGQVELVPIDHGLCLPENLEDPYFEWIHWPQASIPFTEYELGYIANLDPVKDSEMLRMELPMIREACLRVLFLCTIFLKEAAAFGLCLGEIGEMMSREFRSRDEEPSELEMICMNARRLIKEKEILLTPDFDVVDEDEYQFDIDEEETESASKIVDDSIMKETFHVGLRGWPGWNPLSKLEESVEEDGSEEAEEPAKQVSITGLTTQSSLVRTVSKLSKSLKNTTLGENDSWFQGSRLEGTMSGQSSGNRSANEQLPGSASFVTFADMNDEEWGAFLEKFQELLYPAFASRKSGSVGQRQRQRLGTSCQF from the coding sequence ATGTCTCCTAATTTGGACAGTGCAATTCAGACGCAGATGGCAGTGGCGCTGTTGAATGGCTCCATAAATAGTGAATACCATGGGAACAATAGGGGAGAAGGAAAGCCGAAGGGGAAAAGGCGGATCTTTGTGCAAACTGATACTGGTTGTGTCTTAGGGTTGGACTTAGATCGGCGTGATAATGCACATACGGTGAAGAGGACGCTGCAGCTGGCGCTTAATGTACCAACTGATGAGAGCTCATTGACTTTTGGTGATTTGGTTTTGAATAGTGATCTCAGCGCTGTTCGTACTGATTCCCCGCTACTCCTCATGAGGAATTTTATGCATCGAAGTTCATCAACACCATGCCTGTCACCTACTGGAAGGGATCTGCTGCAGAGGGATCAGAGTGGTGTAATTGAAATACTGGGTCGCTCTGGTTCTGGTAGCTTTGTTCGAATGAAGCCTCTTGTTAAGGACATGGTGAAGGCCATTAAGAATGGAGTTGATCCAATTCCTGTTCATAGTGGGCTTGGAGGTGCATACTATTTTAGAAACAAGGTAGGTGAGAGTGTTGCAATTGTGAAGCCTACTGATGAAGAGCCCTTTGCACCAAATAATCCAAAAGGGTTTATTGGGAAAGCTCTTGGTCAGCCAGGACTAAAAAGGTCTGTAAGGGTTGGTGAGACGGGGTTTCGAGAAGTTGCAGCCTACCTTCTGGACTATGGTCACTTTGCTAATGTGCCCCCAACAGCACTCGTCAAGATCACGCACTCAATTTTTAATATAAATGATGGTGTGAACTGCAAGAAGGCAAATGAGAGGAAAACTGCTAGTAAAATAGCATCATGTCAGCAGTTCATCCGTCATGATTTTGATGCCAGTGATCATGGGACATCAAATTTCCCTGTTTCTGATGTACATAGGATTGGGATATTGGATGTTAGGATCTTCAATACTGACAGGCATGCTGGGAATCTTCTGGTGCGAAAGCTCGACGGGGTGGGTGCTTTTGGTCAGGTCGAACTCGTTCCAATTGATCATGGACTCTGCCTTCCAGAGAACTTGGAAGATCCGTACTTCGAGTGGATCCATTGGCCACAAGCATCGATTCCGTTCACGGAGTATGAGCTCGGGTACATAGCAAACCTTGATCCAGTTAAAGATTCTGAAATGCTAAGAATGGAGCTGCCAATGATTCGAGAAGCATGTCTTCGCGTATTGTTTCTGTGTACCATTTTCCTTAAAGAAGCAGCAGCTTTTGGTCTTTGTCTTGGTGAGATTGGTGAGATGATGAGTAGGGAATTCAGGAGTCGTGATGAGGAACCAAGTGAGCTAGAAATGATATGCATGAACGCAAGGAGgcttataaaagaaaaagaaattttatTGACTCCTGATTTTGATGTTGTAGATGAAGATGAGTATCAGTTTGACATAGATGAAGAGGAAACTGAATCAGCATCCAAGATTGTAGATGATTCTATTATGAAAGAAACATTTCATGTTGGTTTAAGAGGTTGGCCTGGTTGGAACCCTCTCTCCAAACTAGAAGAGAGTGTCGAGGAGGATGGAAGTGAAGAAGCTGAAGAACCAGCAAAACAAGTCTCTATTACTGGTCTTACAACACAGTCCTCGCTAGTCCGAACTGTTTCCAAGCTCTCGAAGTCGCTGAAGAATACAACTTTGGGTGAAAATGATTCATGGTTCCAAGGAAGTCGATTGGAGGGGACAATGTCTGGCCAGTCATCAGGGAACAGAAGTGCTAACGAGCAGCTTCCTGGAAGTGCAAGCTTTGTCACTTTCGCTGACATGAATGACGAGGAGTGGGGAGCATTCCTTGAGAAATTCCAAGAGCTGCTTTACCCTGCATTTGCAAGCCGTAAGTCAGGCAGTGTTGGGCAAAGGCAGAGGCAGAGGCTCGGGACATCTTGTCAGTTTTGA